In a single window of the Chelonia mydas isolate rCheMyd1 chromosome 8, rCheMyd1.pri.v2, whole genome shotgun sequence genome:
- the HECTD3 gene encoding E3 ubiquitin-protein ligase HECTD3 isoform X1 yields the protein MGDPAETPHQLLGRVRCLAECVGCFARARPLPAALCFVPRRVRYKLCRDPAAAGSGRSLLSVSESPARGRAGKKLARLAVELRKGTCVRATGEEYCNSQGLWVKLCQEQLEEYKGSSELEEGWILVCKHAEGGDRLVPVESTDRIQRQQQLFGIDYKPVIRWEQVVDLTYSLRLGAKPKTMEPDEAAVQKLRFVPPTWSYECDEDLVHFLYDHLGKEDENLGSVKQYVESIDVSSYTEDFNVSCLTDGNADTYWESDGSQGQHWVRLTMKKGTIVKKLLLTVDTTDENFMPKRIAVYGGEGDSLKKLSDVGIDESYIGDVCVLEDMTTHLPIIEIRIVECRADDGIDVRLRGIKIKSSRQRELGLSADMFQQASLVRYPRLEGTDPDLLYRRAVVIQRFIKLLDSVLHHLVPAWDHTVGTFSWLKHIKQFLLLSKRRTALLTQCLKDSETSKPNVMPRLFINRRLAMEHRDNPALDPSCKNAVFTQVHEGLKPSDKYEKPLDYRWPLRYDQWWECKFIAEGIIDQGGGFRDSLADMSEELCPSSAESPVPLPFFVRTSNQGNGTGEARDMYVPNPSCKEFAKYEWIGQIMGAALRGKEFLVLALPGFMWKQLTGEEVSWSKDFPAVDSVLVKLLEVMEVMDKETFEFKFGQELTYTTVLSDQRVVELIPNGGSTVVRYEDRKEFIRLVQKARLEESKEQITAMQAGLLKVVPQAVLDLFTWQELEKKVCGDPEVTVDALKKLTRFEDFEPSDTRVQYFWEALSNFTNEDRSRFLRFVTGRSRLPARIYIYPDKLGSETTDALPESSTCSSSLYLPSYATAKVYEEKLRYAAYNCVAIDTDMSPWEE from the exons ATGGGCGACCCCGCGGAGACCCCGCACCAGCTGCTGGGCCGGGTCCGCTGCCTGGCCGAGTGCGTGGGCTGCTTCGCCCGCGCCCGGCCCCTGCCCGCCGCGCTCTGCTTCGTGCCCCGCCGGGTGCGCTACAAGCTGTGCCGGGACCCCGCCGCCGCCGGCTCGGGCCGCTCCCTGCTCAGCGTCAGCGAGAGCCCGGCCCGCGGCCGCGCCGGCAAGAAGCTCGCCAGGCTCGCCGTGGAGCTGCGCAAGGGCACGTGCGTGCGGGCCACCGGCGAGGAGTACTGCAACAGCCAGGGGCTGTGGGTGAAGCTGTGCCAG GAGCAGCTGGAGGAGTACAAGGGCAGCTCTGAGCTGGAGGAAGGCTGGATCCTGGTGTGCAAACATGCCGAGGGAGGGGACCGGCTGGTCCCGGTCGAGTCCACTGACAGaatccagaggcagcagcagctgtttgggATCGATTATAAACCCGTGATCAG GTGGGAGCAGGTGGTGGATCTGACGTACTCCCTGCGGCTCGGCGCGAAACCCAAAACCATGGAGCCGGACGAGGCGGCGGTGCAGAAGCTCCG GTTCGTGCCCCCGACGTGGAGTTACGAGTGCGACGAGGACCTGGTGCATTTCTTGTACGATCACCTGGGGAAGGAGGATGAGAACCTGGGCAGCGTCAAGCAGTATGTGGAGAGCATCGACGTCTCCTCCTACACG gaAGACTTCAACGTGTCGTGTCTGACGGACGGCAACGCGGACACCTACTGGGAGAGCGACGGCTCCCAGGGCCAGCACTGGGTGCGGCTCACCATGAAGAAAGGCACCATCGTCAA gaaGTTGTTGCTCACGGTTGACACAACGGACGAGAACTTCATGCCCAAGAGGATCGCGGTGTATGGCGGGGAGGGCGACAGTCTGAAGAAGCTGAGCGACGTGGGCATCGatga GAGCTACATCGGGGATGTGTGTGTGCTTGAAGACATGACGACGCACCTGCCCATCATCGAGATCCGCATTGTGGAGTGCAGAG CAGATGACGGGATCGACGTCCGCCTCCGAGGAATCAAGATCAAGTCGTCCCGGCAGCGGGAGCTGGGGCTCAGTGCGGACATGTTCCAGCAGGCCAGCTTGGTGCGCTACCCCCGCCTGGAAGGGACCGACCCCGACCTGCTGTACCGGCGGGCCGTGGTCATTCAGAG GTTTATCAAGCTCCTGGACAGCGTCCTGCACCACCTCGTCCCGGCCTGGGACCACACGGTCGGCACCTTCAGCTGGCTCAAG CACATCAAGCAGTTCCTGCTGCTGTCCAAGCGGCGCACGGCGCTGCTCACCCAGTGTCTCAAGGACTCGGAGACCAGCAAGCCCAACGTCATGCCGCGGCTGTTCATCAACCGGCGCCTGGCCATGGAGCACCGCGACAACCCCGCCCTGGACCCCAGCTGCAAGAACGCCGTCTTCACCCAG GTGCATGAGGGCCTTAAACCTTCCGACAAGTACGAGAAGCCCCTGGATTACAG GTGGCCGCTGCGCTATGACCAGTGGTGGGAGTGTAAGTTCATCGCCGAGGGCATCATCGATCAAG GAGGCGGGTTCCGGGACAGCCTGGCAGACATGTCTGAGGAGCTCTGTCCCAGCTCGGCAGAGAGCCCCGTGCCGCTGCCTTTCTTCGTCCGCACGTCCAACCAG GGTAACGGCACCGGGGAGGCCCGGGACATGTACGTCCCCAACCCGTCCTGCAAGGAGTTTGCCAAGTACGAGTGGATCGGTCAGATCATGGGCGCGGCTCTGAGGGGCAAGGAGTTCCTG GTCCTGGCTCTGCCTGGCTTCATGTGGAAACAGCTGACTGGGGAGGAGGTCAGCTGGAGCAAGGACTTCCCCGCCGTGGACTCCGTGCTG GTGAAGCTCCTGGAGGTGATGGAGGTGATGGACAAGGAGACCTTTGAGTTCAAGTTCGGGCAGGAGCTGACCTACACCACGGTGCTCAGCGACCAGCGCGTGGTGGAGCTGATTCCCAACGGCGGCAGCACCGTGGTGCGCTACGAGGACCGCAAGGAATTCATCCGCCTGGTGCAGAAGGCCCGGCTGGAGGAGAGCAAGGAGCAG ATCACTGCCATGCAGGCCGGGCTGCTCAAGGTGGTGCCCCAGGCCGTCCTCGACCTGTTCACCTGGCAGGAGCTGGAGAAGAAGGTGTGCGGGGACCCCGAGGTGACGGTGGATGCCCTGAAGAAGCTCA CTCGGTTTGAGGATTTCGAGCCGTCGGACACCAGGGTCCAGTACTTCTGGGAGGCGCTCAGCAACTTCACCAACG AGGATCGCAGCCGCTTCCTGAGGTTTGTCACTGGCCGGAGCCGCCTCCCGGCTCGGATCTACATCTACCCGGACAAGCTGGG ctctgagacGACGGACGCGCTGCCCGAATCCTCCACCTGCTCCAGCTCCCTCTACCTCCCCAGCTACGCCAC CGCCAAGGTGTATGAAGAGAAGCTGCGCTACGCGGCCTACAACTGCGTGGCCATTGACACGGACATGAGCCCGTGGGAGGAGTGA
- the HECTD3 gene encoding E3 ubiquitin-protein ligase HECTD3 isoform X2 — MGDPAETPHQLLGRVRCLAECVGCFARARPLPAALCFVPRRVRYKLCRDPAAAGSGRSLLSVSESPARGRAGKKLARLAVELRKGTCVRATGEEYCNSQGLWVKLCQEQLEEYKGSSELEEGWILVCKHAEGGDRLVPVESTDRIQRQQQLFGIDYKPVIRWEQVVDLTYSLRLGAKPKTMEPDEAAVQKLRFVPPTWSYECDEDLVHFLYDHLGKEDENLGSVKQYVESIDVSSYTEDFNVSCLTDGNADTYWESDGSQGQHWVRLTMKKGTIVKKLLLTVDTTDENFMPKRIAVYGGEGDSLKKLSDVGIDESYIGDVCVLEDMTTHLPIIEIRIVECRDDGIDVRLRGIKIKSSRQRELGLSADMFQQASLVRYPRLEGTDPDLLYRRAVVIQRFIKLLDSVLHHLVPAWDHTVGTFSWLKHIKQFLLLSKRRTALLTQCLKDSETSKPNVMPRLFINRRLAMEHRDNPALDPSCKNAVFTQVHEGLKPSDKYEKPLDYRWPLRYDQWWECKFIAEGIIDQGGGFRDSLADMSEELCPSSAESPVPLPFFVRTSNQGNGTGEARDMYVPNPSCKEFAKYEWIGQIMGAALRGKEFLVLALPGFMWKQLTGEEVSWSKDFPAVDSVLVKLLEVMEVMDKETFEFKFGQELTYTTVLSDQRVVELIPNGGSTVVRYEDRKEFIRLVQKARLEESKEQITAMQAGLLKVVPQAVLDLFTWQELEKKVCGDPEVTVDALKKLTRFEDFEPSDTRVQYFWEALSNFTNEDRSRFLRFVTGRSRLPARIYIYPDKLGSETTDALPESSTCSSSLYLPSYATAKVYEEKLRYAAYNCVAIDTDMSPWEE; from the exons ATGGGCGACCCCGCGGAGACCCCGCACCAGCTGCTGGGCCGGGTCCGCTGCCTGGCCGAGTGCGTGGGCTGCTTCGCCCGCGCCCGGCCCCTGCCCGCCGCGCTCTGCTTCGTGCCCCGCCGGGTGCGCTACAAGCTGTGCCGGGACCCCGCCGCCGCCGGCTCGGGCCGCTCCCTGCTCAGCGTCAGCGAGAGCCCGGCCCGCGGCCGCGCCGGCAAGAAGCTCGCCAGGCTCGCCGTGGAGCTGCGCAAGGGCACGTGCGTGCGGGCCACCGGCGAGGAGTACTGCAACAGCCAGGGGCTGTGGGTGAAGCTGTGCCAG GAGCAGCTGGAGGAGTACAAGGGCAGCTCTGAGCTGGAGGAAGGCTGGATCCTGGTGTGCAAACATGCCGAGGGAGGGGACCGGCTGGTCCCGGTCGAGTCCACTGACAGaatccagaggcagcagcagctgtttgggATCGATTATAAACCCGTGATCAG GTGGGAGCAGGTGGTGGATCTGACGTACTCCCTGCGGCTCGGCGCGAAACCCAAAACCATGGAGCCGGACGAGGCGGCGGTGCAGAAGCTCCG GTTCGTGCCCCCGACGTGGAGTTACGAGTGCGACGAGGACCTGGTGCATTTCTTGTACGATCACCTGGGGAAGGAGGATGAGAACCTGGGCAGCGTCAAGCAGTATGTGGAGAGCATCGACGTCTCCTCCTACACG gaAGACTTCAACGTGTCGTGTCTGACGGACGGCAACGCGGACACCTACTGGGAGAGCGACGGCTCCCAGGGCCAGCACTGGGTGCGGCTCACCATGAAGAAAGGCACCATCGTCAA gaaGTTGTTGCTCACGGTTGACACAACGGACGAGAACTTCATGCCCAAGAGGATCGCGGTGTATGGCGGGGAGGGCGACAGTCTGAAGAAGCTGAGCGACGTGGGCATCGatga GAGCTACATCGGGGATGTGTGTGTGCTTGAAGACATGACGACGCACCTGCCCATCATCGAGATCCGCATTGTGGAGTGCAGAG ATGACGGGATCGACGTCCGCCTCCGAGGAATCAAGATCAAGTCGTCCCGGCAGCGGGAGCTGGGGCTCAGTGCGGACATGTTCCAGCAGGCCAGCTTGGTGCGCTACCCCCGCCTGGAAGGGACCGACCCCGACCTGCTGTACCGGCGGGCCGTGGTCATTCAGAG GTTTATCAAGCTCCTGGACAGCGTCCTGCACCACCTCGTCCCGGCCTGGGACCACACGGTCGGCACCTTCAGCTGGCTCAAG CACATCAAGCAGTTCCTGCTGCTGTCCAAGCGGCGCACGGCGCTGCTCACCCAGTGTCTCAAGGACTCGGAGACCAGCAAGCCCAACGTCATGCCGCGGCTGTTCATCAACCGGCGCCTGGCCATGGAGCACCGCGACAACCCCGCCCTGGACCCCAGCTGCAAGAACGCCGTCTTCACCCAG GTGCATGAGGGCCTTAAACCTTCCGACAAGTACGAGAAGCCCCTGGATTACAG GTGGCCGCTGCGCTATGACCAGTGGTGGGAGTGTAAGTTCATCGCCGAGGGCATCATCGATCAAG GAGGCGGGTTCCGGGACAGCCTGGCAGACATGTCTGAGGAGCTCTGTCCCAGCTCGGCAGAGAGCCCCGTGCCGCTGCCTTTCTTCGTCCGCACGTCCAACCAG GGTAACGGCACCGGGGAGGCCCGGGACATGTACGTCCCCAACCCGTCCTGCAAGGAGTTTGCCAAGTACGAGTGGATCGGTCAGATCATGGGCGCGGCTCTGAGGGGCAAGGAGTTCCTG GTCCTGGCTCTGCCTGGCTTCATGTGGAAACAGCTGACTGGGGAGGAGGTCAGCTGGAGCAAGGACTTCCCCGCCGTGGACTCCGTGCTG GTGAAGCTCCTGGAGGTGATGGAGGTGATGGACAAGGAGACCTTTGAGTTCAAGTTCGGGCAGGAGCTGACCTACACCACGGTGCTCAGCGACCAGCGCGTGGTGGAGCTGATTCCCAACGGCGGCAGCACCGTGGTGCGCTACGAGGACCGCAAGGAATTCATCCGCCTGGTGCAGAAGGCCCGGCTGGAGGAGAGCAAGGAGCAG ATCACTGCCATGCAGGCCGGGCTGCTCAAGGTGGTGCCCCAGGCCGTCCTCGACCTGTTCACCTGGCAGGAGCTGGAGAAGAAGGTGTGCGGGGACCCCGAGGTGACGGTGGATGCCCTGAAGAAGCTCA CTCGGTTTGAGGATTTCGAGCCGTCGGACACCAGGGTCCAGTACTTCTGGGAGGCGCTCAGCAACTTCACCAACG AGGATCGCAGCCGCTTCCTGAGGTTTGTCACTGGCCGGAGCCGCCTCCCGGCTCGGATCTACATCTACCCGGACAAGCTGGG ctctgagacGACGGACGCGCTGCCCGAATCCTCCACCTGCTCCAGCTCCCTCTACCTCCCCAGCTACGCCAC CGCCAAGGTGTATGAAGAGAAGCTGCGCTACGCGGCCTACAACTGCGTGGCCATTGACACGGACATGAGCCCGTGGGAGGAGTGA